The Plectropomus leopardus isolate mb unplaced genomic scaffold, YSFRI_Pleo_2.0 unplaced_scaffold4154, whole genome shotgun sequence DNA segment AGGTCACGTACCTGGTTCCCTGGAGTCACCTGCAGACGCCGCCGCAGGAGGGTGGTAAGTCCCGCCCCCTCGCAGTGTCACTCATGGATCAATAATAAACAATAGTGACGTCAGGTGTGCCTCAGGTGTGTACGAGCTGGTGTCCTATCAGATGCGTCCCGGCGGTCCGGCTGTTTGGGGCGACGCCTTCCAGGCTGCCGTCACCTCCCATGATGCACCGGGGTACGGCAAGCTGGTGGGAGCTTTCCACAACGAGTTTGGCGTGATGAACAGAGGTAACGAGTAATAACGAGTAACGATGTCCTAAAACCATgtattaaaactgcataaaatccgagaaaacgtccttaaattctagaaatgtctgaaaatatgagagttgtcctaaaatcctgaagtTGTCCCGATGCGTCGCGTCGTGTCTCTTCAGTTCACGCCCTCTGGTGGTTCGAGAGCGCCGACCAGCGAGCTGAACTCCGACACAGAGCTCACACCGACGCCAGAGTGGTCGCTGCAGGTGAGACCCCGCCCACCGAACATCATGTGACATCTGACCTCCCATACATTAACACAGAATAA contains these protein-coding regions:
- the nipsnap3a gene encoding protein NipSnap homolog 3A; this translates as PPPPPPADSYSQRAGVRAALAQDPSWISEYISMAIPMLTSQDNEVTYLVPWSHLQTPPQEGGVYELVSYQMRPGGPAVWGDAFQAAVTSHDAPGYGKLVGAFHNEFGVMNRVHALWWFESADQRAELRHRAHTDARVVAAVRNSVVHLDSQVNQLMFPCTFSPMK